The following nucleotide sequence is from Azoarcus sp. CIB.
CTGGTTTCCGGCCATTGCCCCAGAAATCCGAACAAGGAGCGTCCATGCTGAAGCTGAAGAACGTCGCAGTCTCCCTCGCACTGTGTGGTGCAGTTGCCGCCCATGCCGAACCGGTCAAGGTCGGTGTCGCGCTGGACATCTCCGGTCCGTTCGCGACGATCGGCGCCGAGACGCGTGACGGCCTGAACCTCGCGGTGGAGCGCCTCGGCAGCAAGCTCGGCGGTCAGCCGGCGGAGTTCATCCAGCAGGACTTCGCGGGCAACCCGGAGCAGGCGAACCAGCTTGTGAACCGCTTCCTGCAGCGCGACAAGATCGACTTCTTCACCGGCCCGGTCGCGTCGAATTCGGCGCTGGCGGTCGGTCCGGCGCTGTTCGCGGCGAAGGTGCCCTTCCTGTCGAGCAACCCCGGCCCCAGCCTGTTCGCGGGCAAGCAATGCAGCCCGTACTTCTTCGGCGTCTCGTACCAGAACGACACCTATGACGAGGCCGCGGGCAAGGTCGCGAACGAGAAGGGGTTCAAGAACGTGGTCCTGATCGCGCCGAACTACCCGGCGGGCAAGGACCACCTGGGCGGCTTCAAGCGCCTGTACAAGGGCACGCTGAAGGACGAGATCTACACCAAGGTCGGGCAGATCGACTACGCGGCCGAGATCGCACAGATCCGCGCGGCCAAGCCGGATGCCGTGTTCGCCTTCCTGCCCGCGGCGATGGGGATCAACTTCATCAAGCAGTACGTCGGCGGCGGCCTGAAGGACATTCCGCTGATTTCGCCGGGCTTCACGGCCGACCAGGACGTGATCGAGGCGGTCGGCGAACCGACGCTGGGGATGCTGAACACGGCCCACTGGGCGCACGACCTGAAAGTGCCGGCCAACGTCGAGTTCGTCGAGGCCTTCCGCAAGAAGTACAACGGCCGCTACCCGACCGTGTATGCGGCGCAGGCCTACGACGTAGTGATG
It contains:
- a CDS encoding ABC transporter substrate-binding protein, giving the protein MLKLKNVAVSLALCGAVAAHAEPVKVGVALDISGPFATIGAETRDGLNLAVERLGSKLGGQPAEFIQQDFAGNPEQANQLVNRFLQRDKIDFFTGPVASNSALAVGPALFAAKVPFLSSNPGPSLFAGKQCSPYFFGVSYQNDTYDEAAGKVANEKGFKNVVLIAPNYPAGKDHLGGFKRLYKGTLKDEIYTKVGQIDYAAEIAQIRAAKPDAVFAFLPAAMGINFIKQYVGGGLKDIPLISPGFTADQDVIEAVGEPTLGMLNTAHWAHDLKVPANVEFVEAFRKKYNGRYPTVYAAQAYDVVMAMDAAVREVAGKVDNREAVIAALKKANFKSVRGEFKYGANNFPVQNYYLRVVDKDASGKLTNKLVGTVMEKHQDAYVGDCKL